In Helianthus annuus cultivar XRQ/B chromosome 3, HanXRQr2.0-SUNRISE, whole genome shotgun sequence, a single window of DNA contains:
- the LOC110909586 gene encoding protein DOG1-like 1: MANHQQFQSCYQNWMAQQRLDLNELLQALTNFPTDPDYLQLIVKKHINHYEYYLTARAQLAKHDGPSFLAPTWGTTFENSSLWIGGCRPSLIIRLVYVLCGYQQNTHLAEFLHGVTRGNLGDISSSQLISIDALHAKTIKEEDKLTSTFASLQERVADEPLALLAYNSRQIGESSQGEVVDKAMDSHASDMYKILVEADKLRLDILKHMIDILTPLQAVEFLVASRKLQLCLHEWSKRRDIQMGITQLFNTDNPSSSGASL, encoded by the exons ATGGCCAACCATCAACAGTTTCAGTCATGCTATCAGAACTGGATGGCTCAACAAAGGCTCGACCTCAACGAACTACTCCAAGCACTCACTAACTTCCCTACCGATCCCGACTACCTTCAACTCATAGTCAAAAAACACATCAATCACTATGAATATTACCTCACTGCTCGAGCCCAACTGGCCAAACATGATGGGCCTTCTTTCTTGGCTCCAACATGGGGAACCACCTTTGAGAACTCATCTCTTTGGATCGGTGGTTGTAGGCCTTCCTTAATCATCCGACTCGTTTATGTCTTATGCGGGTACCAACAAAACACGCACTTGGCTGAGTTTCTTCATGGTGTCACACGTGGAAACCTGGGAGATATATCAAGTTCTCAGCTTATAAGCATAGATGCTCTCCATGCCAAAACTATCAAAGAGGAAGATAAGCTCACTTCGACTTTCGCAAGCTTACAG GAGAGGGTAGCCGACGAGCCACTGGCGTTGCTAGCATACAACTCTAGACAAATAGGGGAGTCAAGCCAGGGTGAGGTTGTGGATAAAGCGATGGATAGTCATGCCTCTGATATGTACAAGATCTTAGTGGAAGCAGACAAGCTGAGGTTGGATATACTCAAGCACATGATAGACATTTTGACACCATTGCAGGCAGTTGAGTTTCTAGTGGCGTCAAGAAAGTTACAACTGTGTTTACATGAGTGGAGCAAAAGAAGAGACATCCAAATGGGGATTACACAACTTTTTAATACAGATAATCCCTCATCTTCCGGTGCCTCCCTGTGA
- the LOC110911356 gene encoding uncharacterized protein LOC110911356, translated as MFQQNSPLSKTLNPCFSTFTPYPLTKISNPLYKPIIPTHSSPKTPKYQSIKALFSPKIPSCRPSVRSYAGRSKKKEGGTSTGRIEGNAELRREAKRNVRRKSKKLAENLFYRLKNPHGNYPNNFTEEELQMIGLGYDRMVQFMEKDDPNLKHPYDWYKYGEFGPYSWRGVVLGEPIRGRFSDENVTLIGEVRDQEEWEKIEQFEMSQDFGQRLESMDKSVGFRYFWVFVRHPKWRVSDLPWEQWTLVSEVVVEAGKQRLDKWNLMGRLGNRTRSLITKCAAWVRPDIIYVKRPVYQCRFEPQDEFFKSMTPLLDPETERDYMCQLESDDGGVETCTYFGGLCKILGVNQKSFVDDVVKAFEKASDEKKSKCLEFLLGHHPVELLHPYTKEWKAKLEEMEFGCDAPDENDDGGSSLEVLDWVEDDENEEEDDDIVIDAELDDVETEDDNDDGSDGDGDDDGDGLDEDEKYWEEEFKKAVNSNEEMEVMARRSVKMTKKLYEKQAQNMEEKRTKEENDKGEMAMRRGRAKVTQEEWKQLGYGPRMKKIKKSRIPPGQFLRAAVRPFLYKNLVKEIVLTRHAIVEGEIGGGKKK; from the coding sequence ATGTTCCAACAAAACTCTCCCCTTTCTAAAACCCTAAACCCCTGTTTCTCCACCTTCACACCTTATCCCCTAACCAAAATCTCAAACCCTCTTTACAAACCCATAATCCCAACTCACTCATCTCCCAAAACCCCCAAATACCAATCTATAAAAGCACTGTTTTCACCCAAAATTCCATCATGCAGACCAAGTGTTCGATCATATGCCGGCCGCAGCAAGAAAAAAGAAGGGGGCACATCCACCGGTCGAATCGAAGGCAATGCAGAGTTACGCAGAGAAGCAAAGCGAAACGTTCGAAGAAAGAGCAAAAAACTCGCTGAAAATCTGTTTTATAGGCTGAAGAACCCTCATGGTAATTACCCTAATAACTTTACAGAAGAAGAGTTGCAGATGATTGGGTTAGGGTATGACAGAATGGTTCAGTTTATGGAGAAAGATGACCCCAATTTGAAGCACCCTTATGATTGGTACAAGTATGGTGAATTCGGCCCGTATTCGTGGCGCGGTGTGGTGTTAGGAGAGCCGATTCGTGGGCGGTTTTCGGACGAGAATGTGACTTTGATTGGTGAAGTTAGGGATCAAGAAGAGTGGGAAAAGATTGAGCAGTTTGAAATGAGTCAGGATTTTGGTCAGAGGTTGGAGTCAATGGATAAGAGTGTCGGGTTTCGGTACTTTTGGGTGTTTGTTCGGCATCCAAAATGGCGAGTTTCGGATCTTCCATGGGAGCAGTGGACTTTAGTTAGTGAAGTTGTGGTTGAAGCTGGAAAACAGAGGTTAGATAAGTGGAATTTGATGGGTAGGCTTGGGAATAGAACTCGATCGTTGATTACGAAATGTGCAGCGTGGGTGAGACCTGATATTATATACGTGAAGAGACCGGTTTATCAGTGTCGGTTTGAGCCTCAGGATGAGTTTTTTAAGTCAATGACGCCTTTGCTTGATCCGGAAACCGAGCGGGATTATATGTGTCAGTTGGAAAGTGATGATGGTGGGGTGGAAACGTGTACGTATTTCGGTGGGTTGTGTAAGATTTTAGGGGTGAACCAGAAATCGTTTGTGGATGATGTGGTTAAGGCGTTTGAGAAAGCGAGTGATGAGAAGAAGTCGAAGTGTTTGGAGTTTCTGCTCGGGCATCATCCAGTTGAATTGCTTCATCCGTATACGAAGGAGTGGAAGGCTAAGTTGGAGGAAATGGAGTTCGGTTGTGACGCTCCGGATGAGAACGATGACGGTGGGTCCAGTCTCGAAGTTTTAGATTGGGTTGAAGATGacgaaaatgaagaagaagatgacgATATCGTGATTGATGCGGAACTTGATGATGTAGAAACAGAAGACGACAATGATGATGGtagtgatggtgatggtgacGATGATGGTGATGGTTTAGATGAAGATGAGAAGTATTGGGAAGAGGAGTTCAAGAAGGCGGTAAACAGCAACGAAGAAATGGAAGTTATGGCAAGAAGAAGTGTGAAAATGACGAAGAAGTTGTACGAGAAGCAAGCACAGAATATGGAAGAGAAGCGAACGAAGGAGGAGAATGACAAGGGTGAAATGGCAATGAGGCGCGGTCGGGCCAAGGTAACTCAAGAGGAATGGAAGCAACTCGGGTATGGGCCGAGGATGAAAAAGATCAAGAAAAGTAGGATTCCACCGGGTCAGTTCTTGAGAGCTGCGGTTAGACCCTTTTTGTACAAGAATCTTGTTAAAGAGATTGTTTTGACTAGGCACGCGATTGTAGAGGGTGAGATTGGTGGTGGTAAGAAGAAATGA